One window of the Herbiconiux sp. L3-i23 genome contains the following:
- a CDS encoding cohesin domain-containing protein, producing MTRGLTSRRKWVIGVAAGCALVAAPASVLTVSAASLNEGTGVVATPSATKLGIGENVGVTLRADASDDLYAASVEIGFDPTKVAFDPNSVASEFDGLYSATVDETGGAAVVTFSVTRLGTSDGQAGQVDLGSVGFTSLAAGDAALTVRSVTLVDSASAVQSKQPGTALGVQVTAPVQPPVAEPGTVVKLATSHKLDVTPAGTVSMAVYVRNNDTHAVDIRVTTPYGEQKWTKIEPGKAVYKWMDTGLASVPAGKFTVAGYYWTGVGNYQLYTVPFEGRQAPVAVRADAVTAPEVVTPEQVVGNGTQAAPARPAPDAPAPIVADTVTTPEVGLSGNSFVRGGTAQMSVAGLPAGETFQVALVEGATPLGAISTNSAGLGTTDLVIPVDAPTGEQEIVVSGASGAVATVPVLIEETDPVEPTAAAATTSEADGEQLDTKALVEDAAEPAAQQQSLVWLWSGVIGVALLAGAALLIARRVATARGGKR from the coding sequence ATGACGCGAGGTCTCACATCACGGCGGAAGTGGGTGATCGGCGTCGCCGCCGGCTGCGCCCTCGTCGCCGCCCCCGCCTCGGTGCTCACCGTGAGCGCCGCGTCACTCAATGAAGGCACGGGTGTCGTCGCGACTCCGAGCGCCACGAAGCTCGGGATCGGCGAGAACGTCGGTGTCACGCTGCGCGCCGACGCCAGCGACGACCTCTACGCCGCGTCGGTCGAGATCGGCTTCGACCCCACCAAGGTCGCGTTCGACCCGAACTCGGTGGCGAGCGAATTCGACGGGCTCTACAGCGCCACCGTCGACGAGACCGGCGGCGCCGCAGTCGTCACCTTCTCGGTGACGCGGCTCGGCACCTCCGACGGGCAGGCCGGTCAGGTCGACCTCGGCAGCGTCGGGTTCACCTCGCTCGCGGCCGGAGACGCCGCGCTCACCGTCCGGTCCGTCACGCTGGTCGACAGTGCGTCGGCCGTGCAGTCGAAGCAGCCGGGCACCGCGCTCGGAGTGCAGGTGACGGCGCCAGTCCAGCCGCCGGTCGCCGAGCCGGGCACGGTCGTGAAGCTCGCGACCAGCCACAAGCTCGACGTGACCCCCGCTGGGACCGTGTCGATGGCCGTGTACGTGCGCAACAACGACACCCACGCCGTCGACATCCGCGTCACCACGCCGTACGGCGAGCAGAAGTGGACAAAGATCGAGCCGGGCAAGGCCGTCTACAAATGGATGGACACCGGGCTCGCCTCGGTGCCGGCGGGCAAGTTCACCGTCGCGGGGTACTACTGGACCGGCGTCGGCAACTACCAGCTCTACACCGTCCCGTTCGAGGGCAGGCAGGCTCCCGTCGCCGTCCGCGCGGACGCCGTGACGGCACCCGAGGTCGTGACGCCCGAGCAGGTCGTCGGCAACGGGACTCAGGCCGCCCCGGCCCGTCCGGCGCCGGACGCCCCCGCACCGATCGTCGCCGACACGGTGACGACACCGGAGGTGGGTCTCTCGGGCAACAGCTTCGTGCGCGGAGGCACGGCGCAGATGAGCGTCGCGGGACTCCCTGCGGGGGAGACGTTCCAGGTCGCTCTCGTCGAGGGGGCGACACCCCTCGGTGCGATCTCGACGAACTCGGCGGGTCTGGGCACGACCGACCTCGTCATCCCGGTCGACGCGCCGACCGGTGAGCAGGAGATCGTCGTCTCCGGAGCGTCCGGTGCGGTCGCGACCGTCCCGGTGCTGATCGAGGAGACCGATCCGGTCGAGCCGACAGCGGCAGCGGCCACGACATCGGAGGCCGACGGCGAGCAGCTCGACACCAAGGCACTCGTGGAGGACGCCGCCGAGCCCGCCGCGCAACAGCAGTCGCTCGTCTGGCTGTGGAGCGGCGTGATCGGCGTCGCGCTCCTCGCCGGTGCCGCCCTGCTGATCGCCCGTCGCGTGGCCACCGCACGAGGAGGCAAGCGATGA
- a CDS encoding amidase family protein, protein MRRTVSGITAGIIVAGGLVAVAPPAYAADESVSYPAPDYLKGELTGDLKIDTDDLSLLLVNIGATSADPVWPQVAAADLDGDGTISIVDVSLLSKQYLYDDGDFELLETSIVDIQKAMTAGSLTSAELTAQYLQRIGAYDRTAGIDTRTTAAAAQMFESIIASNPDAMAQAAALDAERATTGPRSILHGVPFIVKDNINTVGMATTAGCACLSDNVTDTDAETVERLRAAGAVLIAKANLSEFAQSTVSSISKFGTTMNAYRLDKNSGGSSGGSGASVSANFAPFSLGTDTGGSVRVPASFNSVVGIRPTIGLVSREGVIPLDLYRDTVGPLARTVSDAALALDALAGSDPLDAVTAGADAAKPVSYVQGLDAAALKGKRIGYITGLVSGTADAVGFRLVDDAKADLRAAGATVVDVGAFGNVAGYALGSLPSSRSFTHDMDEYLDTYYEDGYTFLDLAEKVAESERVSPNDDMSSWPSSTIRGWATTTEAERDAAYPTFLRAQQAMRARVDQLMAQYQLDALIYPSTGGVVESPGSNNRISAYSGYPAISVPMGFADSALDATSHDGTPMGLEFLAEPYSEAKLISYAYAYEQQSQNRRPTAVFPALD, encoded by the coding sequence ATGAGACGAACGGTCTCCGGCATCACGGCCGGCATCATCGTCGCGGGAGGGTTGGTCGCCGTCGCGCCTCCTGCCTACGCTGCCGACGAGTCGGTCTCGTATCCCGCACCCGACTATCTGAAGGGTGAACTGACGGGCGACCTCAAGATCGACACCGACGACCTGTCGCTGCTCCTCGTCAACATCGGAGCGACGAGCGCCGACCCGGTGTGGCCGCAGGTGGCCGCCGCCGACCTCGACGGCGACGGCACGATCAGCATCGTCGACGTGTCACTGCTGTCGAAGCAGTACCTGTACGACGACGGCGACTTCGAGCTGCTCGAGACGAGCATCGTCGACATCCAGAAGGCCATGACGGCGGGGTCGTTGACCTCTGCGGAGCTGACGGCGCAGTATCTGCAGCGCATCGGCGCCTACGACAGGACTGCGGGAATCGACACGCGCACCACCGCGGCGGCGGCGCAGATGTTCGAGTCGATCATCGCCTCGAACCCCGACGCCATGGCCCAGGCCGCGGCCCTCGACGCCGAACGGGCGACGACCGGGCCGCGCTCGATCCTGCACGGTGTCCCCTTCATCGTGAAGGACAACATCAACACGGTCGGCATGGCGACGACCGCGGGATGCGCGTGCCTGTCGGACAACGTGACCGACACCGACGCCGAGACGGTCGAGCGCCTGCGCGCGGCCGGCGCGGTGCTGATCGCCAAGGCGAACCTGTCCGAGTTCGCTCAATCGACCGTCTCGTCGATCAGCAAGTTCGGGACGACGATGAACGCGTACCGCCTCGACAAGAACTCCGGCGGCTCGAGCGGCGGAAGCGGCGCCTCGGTGTCGGCGAACTTCGCCCCCTTCTCGCTCGGCACCGACACGGGCGGCTCGGTGCGAGTTCCCGCGTCGTTCAACTCGGTGGTCGGCATCCGTCCGACGATCGGTCTCGTCAGCCGTGAGGGCGTCATCCCGCTCGATCTTTACCGCGACACGGTCGGACCGCTCGCGCGAACGGTCTCGGACGCCGCGTTGGCGCTCGACGCGCTCGCCGGCAGCGACCCGCTCGACGCGGTGACGGCCGGCGCCGACGCGGCGAAGCCCGTCTCCTACGTGCAGGGGCTCGACGCCGCCGCACTCAAGGGCAAGCGCATCGGCTACATCACGGGCTTGGTCTCGGGAACGGCCGACGCGGTGGGCTTCCGCCTCGTCGACGACGCCAAGGCAGACCTCCGTGCCGCGGGCGCCACCGTCGTCGATGTGGGAGCGTTCGGCAACGTCGCGGGCTACGCGCTCGGCAGCCTGCCGAGCAGCCGCAGCTTCACGCACGACATGGACGAGTACCTCGACACCTACTACGAGGACGGATACACCTTCCTCGACCTCGCCGAGAAGGTGGCCGAGTCGGAGCGGGTCTCGCCGAACGACGACATGTCGAGCTGGCCGTCGAGCACCATCCGCGGGTGGGCGACCACCACCGAGGCCGAGCGGGATGCGGCGTATCCGACGTTCCTGCGCGCGCAGCAGGCGATGCGCGCCCGCGTCGACCAGCTGATGGCGCAGTACCAGCTCGACGCGCTCATCTATCCGAGCACCGGTGGTGTGGTCGAGAGCCCGGGCAGCAACAACCGGATCAGCGCCTACAGCGGCTACCCGGCCATCTCGGTGCCGATGGGCTTCGCGGACTCCGCGTTGGACGCGACGTCGCACGACGGCACCCCGATGGGGCTCGAGTTCCTGGCGGAGCCCTACTCGGAGGCGAAGCTGATCTCGTACGCGTACGCCTACGAACAGCAGTCGCAGAACCGCCGCCCCACCGCGGTGTTCCCGGCTCTCGACTGA